The window GCATCACATCAACCAGCACAATGATGCGTTCTACCGCAGTGATTGAGGCCAGCGACTCGCACTCAAATCATGCCAAACGCCGGTTTCAAAACTACGAACCACCCGATAGCGAGACGGCCAACACAATCAAAACAATGATCGCGACCACAATCAGGCTGACTTTCCCCGCACTCACCGGTTCGCGTGACGTGCCGCCCAATCGATAGTGAATTTGTTCTTCCAGCAATCGTCGGCCTTTCTCGGTCACACTGTCCGCGCTGACGTCTTTGGGTGCATTCCCTGTTTCGGAATGGTTTGGTCCGACTGGTGAATCAGGCGGGGCCGAGAGATTGTATTTCTCGCCGATCTCGATCATCACACCTTGGACCGATCGAGCGTTGAAAGGTCGATCGTCCGGTGACTTTTCAAGGCAATCGGCAATGACCTGGCTCAGTTCCGGGGGCACGTCGGGCACAATCGACGCGATTGTGGGCGCTTTGGTCCGCAAGTGTTGTTCAAACAACTGAGCAAAGTTCTCACCCGCGAAAACCTTTCGATTGGCGAGCATTTCAAACAGCACGCAGCCGAGAGCGTACAGGTCGGCTTTGCCGCTGATGGCCTCATCACCGGTGATTTGTTCCGGGGCCATGTACGCGTGGGTGCCGACGGTCAAACCTTGGGAGGTCAGATCGGACGAGTGTTGGTCGCGAGCGATTCCAAAGTCACCCAGCTTCACGTGAGCGTCGCGGGTAAGGAACAAATTGCCCGGTTTCAAATCGCGATGAATCACACCATGGTTGTGGGCACACTGCAGTGCCGAGCAAACTTGCCGAGCCACATCGACGACCACGGGCCAAGCCAAAGCTCCGTTGGTTTCCAGCAGATCTTTGATCGTGCCGCCGTCAACACGTTCCATCACGTAGAACAATTGACCGTCTTCGGAGCCACCACCGAAATAGCCGATGATGTTTGGATGCTGCAAACGTTCCAAGATCACCATTTCGCGGCGAAATCGGGCCTGGATCAGGTCGTCTTGAGAAACGGCCGGGTGCAGCTTTTTGACCGCCAAATCCTGACCGCGGATGGCTTCCGCGGCGGGGTGGACTTCGACGTCATCAAGAATTTTCCCGTCGTAAACCGTGCCGACCGTGCCCACACCGAGAACTGCGCCTAGTTCAAAATCTGTCAGGCGGAGGTGGGGCATCAATTCAGCCGGTTAGGAAAGCGTCATACGCCCGCGATTTCTTCGATTCGGATGCGGGTGTTCTTTTGGCGGTGTCCCGTGCGTTTTTTGCTGTGCTTACGGCGACGGAACTTTTGAATGTAGATCTTCTTGTCTTGGGACATCCCCAACACCGAAGCGCTGACCGAAACACCGTCCAACGTTGGAGCACCTAATTTTAGCCCGTCTTCGGCACCGACGGCCAAAACGGTTTCAAATTTCAGGTTTTCTCCTGCAGCGATGTCACGGTAATCGACGTCGAGTTCCATTCCTGGCTCGACTCGGTATTGGCGTCCACCGTCGACAAAGATGGCATACATGGCGGGAAAAAGGTTCGGGGTGAAGTGGGAATTGACCGGAAGGTCGGATTTTCGAATCGCGGAGGATAACGACCGACCGTCGTTTTGACCAGGGCTGATTTTTCAAAGCGAGCGAATCCAGTAGATCGTCGCTCGTAAACAGATCGGTTGAGCCAAATATTGGCCGGTCTAACAATTGTTGGTGTTAAGGAACCGTTCGGAATTAAGTGTCGGTTACAGCGGAGCGGCGCGAGCCGCCCGGTGTGTCACCGGAGGGCTCGCGCCGAATGGCACTTACTTCACACCCCCTCAAGGAGGTTGTGAATTTTTACGTGCATCGCCAGTAACGCCTTGAGAACCCCGCCCGTGCAGCGGGAGGGGTCGGAAAGCGAGCGTTCAGCGAGATTTCCGGGGGAGGGCAATCCGCGCCGTTTTCCATGCTCGGCCCCCTCCCTCGCGTACGCCTGAACGGCGTCGCTCGACCTCCCCCCAAACTTCGTTTCGGGAGAGGTGCATCATACAGAACTCCGCTGAAACGCGACCTCGACAATCTGCACGACCTCCCCAGGGGCGAGGGTGAAGTTGTAAAGTAAGTGCCATTCGGCTCGCGCCCTTCCGCTACCTTTTTGATCCCGAATGGTTTCTAAATCGGTGCTCAGGGGAGCTCACGTAGCCATATTTCGCGGAATCGAATTGGGCTGCCTTCGGATTCCAAACACAAAAAGCCTTCGTCGGGCGAGCAACTGCGTCCTCCGGAGACTTCCACCCCATTGACCCACAATCGAATCTCTCTATTGATCCCGCGAACGTAGTACTGATTCCATTCGCCGTGCGGATTCGTTGTCTCAGCCGATGGAAAACTGCGATGTCCATCGGGCGAAAGTGGTGGGAATGGCTGCATCGATGACTTCCCGACGGCAAAGATGTCACCGTGACTGGTGAACCAAGTGGGTGGCTTGCCGGTTTTTTCGGTGTACATGCGGCCATAGTCGAGGTCCAGCATTTGGACTTCGATTCCCGTGTTGGGAAGTCGATTGGGCGGTAGGTCTTTCAGTGCTGACATGGGCACCCAAGCAAAAACGCCCGAGTTGCCGGCCGGTTTGAGATGCTTCCACTGGATGACCAGTTCAAAGTTTTTGACTTCGAAGTTCGTGCGCGTCACACCGATGGGCTGGCCGCTGCCGAGAGCCTCGGTGCCTTCCCAGGTCAGTGTTTGATCGTCGCCGTTGACTCGTACGAAATCATCTCCATCCAATTGCCGCCAACCCGGCGCATTGGTGTCAAAGATTTTTACCGAGACATTGCTTGTCTGCTCCGCCGGTTCATCCGCTTCCGCGATGGATTCGAATCCAACGTTGAGCAGACAACATCCGGCGAACACCAGTGACATCAACGCGGATGACGTGGAGTTTCGTTGAAGAAACGGGAAAGCGTTAAAAAAATCTGTAACGAGCCGCATGATCGAAATCTGTGGATTTGGTGGGACAAACGGGGCGGGTACCGGGGCGAACAGTCACCACGGATGAACTTAAAGTCAGTGTGAGGCGCGTTAGTTTGCGTCACGACTTCTGGTGAGTCGATGATTGAGGATTGTGGCATCGACCGAAGGCGGGCTGGGCCAAGTGAATTCGCGTTGACCCATGGTAGGACAGGATTATAGTCCGGCTTTCACGCAGGAATGAACGGAATGACCTGCGTCGCTTCTTGGGTTTCAACACCCGCCCGCGATACCTCGATGGTAAGTCGATCGGGTTTTTGCTGATGCCCCGAATCTTCATTCGGTCGTGCTTATGTCTCACGGTGGCCTACGTTTGAGGAAGCTCCCTTTCTAATGACCTAGCAGAGCCAGCGACTGAATCGTGAGTCGCGGCTTCGGAAACAAACATGCTGAACTTTTTTCGTCAACAAACCAGTTCGTTCAAGAACGACCTTCTCTCTGGCCTAACCGTTGCGTTGGCCCTCGTACCAGAAGCGATCGCCTTCGCCTTTGTTGCTGGCGTGTCACCTCTGATCGGTTTGTACTCGGCTTTCTTTCTTGGGTTGATTACTGCGGTTGTCGGTGGCCGTCCCGGGATGATCTCAGGTGCGACCGGAGCCATGGCTGTGGTCGTGGTTGCCTTGGTCGCCGATCATGGCGTCGAGTACTTGTTCCCGACCGTGATCTTGTGTGGCGTGTTGCAAATCATCATCGGTTTGCTGCGTTTAGGAAAACTGATCCGAATGGTGCCGCACCCGGTGATGCTGGGATTTGTCAACGGACTGGCAATCGTCATTGGTATGGCGCAGCTGGGCAGTTTTAAAACTCTGTCTGAATCGGGAACCTTGGTTTACCTGAACGGTTTGCCATTGTTTGCAATGTTGGCATTGGTCGGTTTGACGATGGCGATCATTTGGTTGCTGCCCAAAGTCACAACGGCGGTTCCCGCTTCGTTGGCAGCGATTCTGAGTATCACCTTGATCGCCGTGGCGGTGAATCAATCGCAACAAAACGAGTCGGGCGACAATTTGGTAGCGACCGTCGGTGACATGTTGCGAACCAACACAATCGCGGCTGAAACCAAAGCCGCCAACGAAGCCATTGCCGCCGAAGAAGCCGAAGCCGCCCTGCACGCCGGGCAATTCAATCCTGTTAGCTCGGGCGATGGATCCACCACATTGATCAGTGCCGTTGTCGCGCAAGACGGACCATCGATCAAAGATTCCTTCGCATCGGCGACTGACACGCCTGACATTGAAATGCCACCGGCCGATCCCGCTGCGGAAGACACGGCGGGTTCAGAATCGGGCATCAGCGGCGGATTGCCGATGCCGTTCTGGATGGAATTCGAAATGGTCCCATTTAATTTGGCCACGCTGAAAATCATCTTCCCCTTCGCAATCGTTCTGTGTGGCGTGGGATTGATCGAATCCTTGATGACGTTGTCGCTGATCGACGAGATCACTGAAACTCGTGGACAAGGAAACCGCGAATGCATCGGACAAGGCACTGCCAACTTGGTGTGTGGTTTGTTTGGCGGCATGGGTGGCTGTGCCATGATCGGTCAATCTCTGATCAACGTGAACTCGGGCGGTCGCGGTCGACTTTCGGGAATCACCGCCGCAATCTGCTTGCTGTTGTTCGTGTTGTTCTTGGCACCTTGGATTGAACAAATTCCAATGGCGGCTTTGGTCGGCGTCATGTTCATGGTGGTGATCGGAACGTTCGAATGGGCGTCGCTGAAGATGCTTCGTCGCATGCCTCGCAGTGACATGTTTGTGATGATCTTGGTGGCTGGATACACCGTGTTCATGCACGACTTGGCATCCGCTGTGATCTTGGGTGTGATCGTCTCGGCTTTGGTCTTCGCTTGGCAACACGCCACGCACATCGGTGCCGATGTCAAAATCAACGAATTTGGCAGCAAAATCTATCAACTGCACGGCCCGCTGTTCTTCGCATCGGTGTCGTCGTTCAAAGAGATGTTCAACGTTGCCGAAGATCCCGACGACGTGGTGATCGACTTTTACTACAGCCGCGTCTACGACCAATCGGGTCTGGAAGCCATCAATGGACTGGCCGAGAAATACCAAGCCGCCGGCAAGCGTTTGCACCTGACTCACCTCAGCCAAGAATGTCGCTCGCTGTTGAATCAGGCGGGTGATTTGGTTGAAGTCAACGTTTCCGAAGACCCGCACTATCACGTGGCGACCGACCGCTTGGCGTGAAACGGACGACGTGAAACCGTTGCCGTCAAAGGCAGCAAAATTCGCATGACCGGTCCAGTTCGATTCGTCCTGGACCCGGTTCCCTTCCGATAGAAATCCTGCGGAGCCGAGCCACCTGCTGGTTCGCTTCGGTTCATGGATAGGCTCGCTCGCGAAAATCACTTCGTGAGTCTCAGTCGACATCAGAATTCGGTGAAGGGATTGGCGGAATGAAGGTGCACGCAGCGATTCGTTGCCAACTCTTGGCTCTCGTGGCGACGACGTTGGGACTGCTCAGTTCCACCGGTTGCCACGTGCTGAGTCCTGCACACATTCCAGCTCGCCCGCAATACATCGCTCCCGAGTTGCTCAACGATTCAAGCAGCCAGGTTGAGTTTGGCGAGCCCCACAAGGTGCTCGATACTGCGGGATGGATCTGGGGCATCCCAGACAAAATCTTGTTGTGGGACCATCGGGTCGACAATCACCAGATCACTGCCCCGACCGTTGAGACGGTTGCCAGCTACTTGGATGAGAACAACCTGCCGCACGTGAAGGTGCGTGTGAACCAATACGCACCGCTGCAAGACTTTCACCGATTGCGGCAGAACAAAACGGTCGCGTGGCCATATCGTTACACCTTGGGGCTGTTGTCCGTCGGAGGCGAAACGATTCTGCCAGGTCGCTTCTTCGGTGGCGACCACTTCAACCCGTACACGCAAACGGTTCACCTCTACAGCGATGTTCCCGCGATCGCATTGCATGAACTGGCTCATGCTAAGGACTTCACGCGTCGTCGCTATCAAGGCACGTACGCGCTGGCGTACATGTTCTTTCCAACTTGGCACGAAACGATCGCATCGCGTGACGTGATGGCTCATCTCTACGATCGTCACGATCGAGCCGGGATCATCGAAGCTAATCGCATTCAGTATCCTGCCTACGGAACCTATGTGGCGGGCACGGCCAGCTGGTTCATCCCTGGGGGCGGGACGGCGTTGTACTACGGGTGTGTGATCGCAGGTCACGCCAACGGACGCATGCTCTCTCGCGATGTGGATCAGCATTTGGCCGATTACCATCAAATGTTCCGTAGCCAACCGGTTCCGCATCAATCCGTTCCGGCAATCTCTCAGCCAGACATGTCGGTCCCTGTTCCCGAGCCGCAACCGATGTGGGACGAGTCGCAATTGAACCCACCTCGGGTCAGCCAAGCGGCCAGCAACGAATCGCCCGCGTCAAACATGCACTGACGCAGCGGCGGAACATCCTCGCGAATTTTGTCTCGAGAGGCAGACAGGCCCACTCACACTTTTCGCGTCGTGACGAGTTATGATTTCGTTTGTCACAACGAATCATCCCACCTTGTTCGCGAATGCCCTGCCCATGAACACTTCCTGGAAGTTTGCTCTTACGCTTGCCGTTTTCACTGCCACCTGGATGCCACTTTCCCCACCCGCTCATTCTGCGGAACCTGAAACGCTTCAACTTTGGACCGACGAAGAACTCGGATCCACCCCAGCCGATGACACCGAAGTTTTGCACGATCGAGGCGAACGAAATGCCTGGGTCACGGACATCTTGCGTCCGACATTGACGGTCTACCACGCTGACCCGGACAAGCATTCAGGAACGTCGATTGTGATTTGCCCCGGCGGTGGTTATGGCGGGCTGGCAATCGACAAAGAAGGCCACGTGGTTGCCGAATGGTTTGCCGAACAAGGCGTGACGGCTGGCGTTTTGAAGTACCGATGTGGCGGTGGTGCTCACAAGCATCCGATTCCCATGGGCGATGCTCGCCAAGCGGTGAAGTTGATGCGAGATCATGCTGACGAGTGGAAACTGAAAACGGACCAAGTCGGCATCATGGGTTTCTCCGCTGGCGGTCACCTAGCGTCCACCATCGCAACGGACCCGCAAACCGGAGTCAACTTTGCCGCGTTGATTTACCCGGTGATCTCGCTGGACAAAGCGGTCACGCACGGCGGTTCGAAGAAGAACCTGTTGGGTGAATCGCCCAGTGACGAATTGGTGCACCAAATGTCACGAGACGAACAAGTCACCTCATCAACATGCCCCACGTTCTTGGTTCACGCTGGCGATGACAAGGCTGTTCCAGTCGAAAACAGCTTGCGTTACTACTCGGCGTGCATCAAACACGGCGTCCCAGCCGAAATGCATCTCTTTCCCACCGGCGGCCACGGCTTCGGCATGTTCCGCGGCGACCGCCCCGTCGACCAATGGACCAACCAACTCAAAGCTTGGCTGCAATTGAACGAGCTGTTGGACTGATCGCAACACATCGATGATAAAGTGTCGCCAGTCCAGGCTATGACCCAATTGCGGGGACCAATTCGGCAACCACGATCGGTGACACCGGCGGTTGCTGTATTCGGGTCGGGACATCAGGAATGAACGGAAGCACCACATTCACTGCGGCAATCACCAGGTACCTGGGCTTGTCGCCTGCCATCACACTGGTTGG of the Rhodopirellula baltica SH 1 genome contains:
- a CDS encoding serine/threonine protein kinase encodes the protein MPHLRLTDFELGAVLGVGTVGTVYDGKILDDVEVHPAAEAIRGQDLAVKKLHPAVSQDDLIQARFRREMVILERLQHPNIIGYFGGGSEDGQLFYVMERVDGGTIKDLLETNGALAWPVVVDVARQVCSALQCAHNHGVIHRDLKPGNLFLTRDAHVKLGDFGIARDQHSSDLTSQGLTVGTHAYMAPEQITGDEAISGKADLYALGCVLFEMLANRKVFAGENFAQLFEQHLRTKAPTIASIVPDVPPELSQVIADCLEKSPDDRPFNARSVQGVMIEIGEKYNLSAPPDSPVGPNHSETGNAPKDVSADSVTEKGRRLLEEQIHYRLGGTSREPVSAGKVSLIVVAIIVLIVLAVSLSGGS
- the rplU gene encoding 50S ribosomal protein L21, with the protein product MYAIFVDGGRQYRVEPGMELDVDYRDIAAGENLKFETVLAVGAEDGLKLGAPTLDGVSVSASVLGMSQDKKIYIQKFRRRKHSKKRTGHRQKNTRIRIEEIAGV
- a CDS encoding 3-keto-disaccharide hydrolase, with translation MRLVTDFFNAFPFLQRNSTSSALMSLVFAGCCLLNVGFESIAEADEPAEQTSNVSVKIFDTNAPGWRQLDGDDFVRVNGDDQTLTWEGTEALGSGQPIGVTRTNFEVKNFELVIQWKHLKPAGNSGVFAWVPMSALKDLPPNRLPNTGIEVQMLDLDYGRMYTEKTGKPPTWFTSHGDIFAVGKSSMQPFPPLSPDGHRSFPSAETTNPHGEWNQYYVRGINREIRLWVNGVEVSGGRSCSPDEGFLCLESEGSPIRFREIWLRELP
- a CDS encoding SulP family inorganic anion transporter — protein: MLNFFRQQTSSFKNDLLSGLTVALALVPEAIAFAFVAGVSPLIGLYSAFFLGLITAVVGGRPGMISGATGAMAVVVVALVADHGVEYLFPTVILCGVLQIIIGLLRLGKLIRMVPHPVMLGFVNGLAIVIGMAQLGSFKTLSESGTLVYLNGLPLFAMLALVGLTMAIIWLLPKVTTAVPASLAAILSITLIAVAVNQSQQNESGDNLVATVGDMLRTNTIAAETKAANEAIAAEEAEAALHAGQFNPVSSGDGSTTLISAVVAQDGPSIKDSFASATDTPDIEMPPADPAAEDTAGSESGISGGLPMPFWMEFEMVPFNLATLKIIFPFAIVLCGVGLIESLMTLSLIDEITETRGQGNRECIGQGTANLVCGLFGGMGGCAMIGQSLINVNSGGRGRLSGITAAICLLLFVLFLAPWIEQIPMAALVGVMFMVVIGTFEWASLKMLRRMPRSDMFVMILVAGYTVFMHDLASAVILGVIVSALVFAWQHATHIGADVKINEFGSKIYQLHGPLFFASVSSFKEMFNVAEDPDDVVIDFYYSRVYDQSGLEAINGLAEKYQAAGKRLHLTHLSQECRSLLNQAGDLVEVNVSEDPHYHVATDRLA
- a CDS encoding alpha/beta hydrolase; this translates as MNTSWKFALTLAVFTATWMPLSPPAHSAEPETLQLWTDEELGSTPADDTEVLHDRGERNAWVTDILRPTLTVYHADPDKHSGTSIVICPGGGYGGLAIDKEGHVVAEWFAEQGVTAGVLKYRCGGGAHKHPIPMGDARQAVKLMRDHADEWKLKTDQVGIMGFSAGGHLASTIATDPQTGVNFAALIYPVISLDKAVTHGGSKKNLLGESPSDELVHQMSRDEQVTSSTCPTFLVHAGDDKAVPVENSLRYYSACIKHGVPAEMHLFPTGGHGFGMFRGDRPVDQWTNQLKAWLQLNELLD